GAATAACCGTGGGTGAAAACCCATGGATCATAAACGCAGCAAGCAAGAACCCGAAGGGTTCAATATGAATAACCGTGGGTGAAACCCTTGGATCACAAACGCAGAATAAAAAACAAACACCAATGGGAACATACAGACAAATATTGTATCATATTGTTTTCGGGACAAAATACAGAGAACCGGTAATTATTAAAAAGAACGAATCTGAGCTTTATAGATACATCTGGGGTATTTTAAAGAATAAAAAATGTAAATTATACAGGATTAACGGAATGCCGGATCACGTGCATATTTTATGTGATTTACATCCCGGTGTGAGCCTAAGCAGTTTAATAAAAGATATAAAAATCGCTACGAATGTATGGATAAAAGAATCAGGGCTATTTCCTGAATTTACAAACTGGCAGGAAGGCTATGGAGCTTTTACCTGTTCAGTCAGAGAAAAAGAGACAATTATAAATTATATAAAAAATCAAAAAGAACATCACAGAAAAGAAAGCTTTGAACAAGAGTTCAGTAAATTGCTAAAGGAGAATGGCATTGAATGTGAATAAAAGGGTAATTTTAATTATATTCAACTCACTCTTTTTAAGGGGTGGTTTAATGTAATCACAATACCATGGATTTCACCTGCGGTTATTAAAATTGAACCCTTCGGGTTCTCCAATCAAAACAAAGAAAAAAATGAAAAAGATATTGATTGCTGATGACGAACATAAAATATTGATGTCTCTGGAATACAGTTTCCGGAAAACAGGGTATGAAGTTTTTATTGCCAGGGACGGAACCGAGGTTTTAGAATTTTTAAAAACGATTGTTCCTGATGTTATTTTACTGGACATCATGATGCCGAACCTGGATGGCTACAGCACCTTGGAAGAAATCAAAAAAAATGAAGGCTTAAACAATACAAAAGTTTTGTTCTTGAGCGCCAAAAACAATCCCAGAGATATAGAGAAAGGCCTTGAGATGGGTGCCGATGCCTATGTAACGAAACCGTATTCGATTAAAAAACTGATCCAGCAGATTGAGGAAATGTTTGAATAGATTTCAGATAAT
The sequence above is a segment of the Chryseobacterium sp. JJR-5R genome. Coding sequences within it:
- the tnpA gene encoding IS200/IS605 family transposase, translating into MGTYRQILYHIVFGTKYREPVIIKKNESELYRYIWGILKNKKCKLYRINGMPDHVHILCDLHPGVSLSSLIKDIKIATNVWIKESGLFPEFTNWQEGYGAFTCSVREKETIINYIKNQKEHHRKESFEQEFSKLLKENGIECE
- a CDS encoding response regulator; the encoded protein is MKKILIADDEHKILMSLEYSFRKTGYEVFIARDGTEVLEFLKTIVPDVILLDIMMPNLDGYSTLEEIKKNEGLNNTKVLFLSAKNNPRDIEKGLEMGADAYVTKPYSIKKLIQQIEEMFE